Proteins found in one Pongo pygmaeus isolate AG05252 chromosome 8, NHGRI_mPonPyg2-v2.0_pri, whole genome shotgun sequence genomic segment:
- the ZNF503 gene encoding zinc finger protein 503: protein MSTAPSLSALRSSKHSGGGGGGGGGGCADAAWTSALSGKSSGPGPGSSPAGSTKPFVHAVPPSDPLRQANRLPIKVLKMLTARTGHILHPEYLQPLPSTPVSPIELDAKKSPLALLAQTCSQIGKPDPSPSSKLSSVASNGGGAGGAGGGAAGDKDTKSGPLKLSDIGVEDKSSFKPYSKPGSDKKEPGGGGGGGGGGGGGGGGVSSEKSGFRVPSATCQPFTPRTGSPSSSASACSPGGMLSSAGGAPEGKDDKKDTDVGGGGKGTGGASAEGGPTGLAHGRISCGGGINVDVNQHPDGGPGGKALGSDCGGSSGSSSGSGPSAPTSSSVLGSGLVAPVSPYKPGQTVFPLPPAGMTYPGSLAGAYAGYPPQFLPHGVALDPTKPGSLVGAQLAAAAAGSLGCSKPAGSSPLAGASPPSVMTASLCRDPYCLSYHCASHLAGAAAASASCAHDPAAAAAALKSGYPLVYPTHPLHGVHSSLTAAAAAGATPPSLAGHPLYPYGFMLPNDPLPHICNWVSANGPCDKRFATSEELLSHLRTHTAFPGTDKLLSGYPSSSSLASAAAAAMACHMHIPTSGAPGSPGTLALRSPHHALGLSSRYHPYSKSPLPTPGAPVPVPAATGPYYSPYALYGQRLTTASALGYQ, encoded by the exons ATGAGCACAGCGCCCTCGCTTTCTGCCCTAAGAAGCAGTAAGCACAgcggcggcggaggcggcggcggcggcggaggctgTGCAGACGCTGCCTGGACCAGCGCGCTCTCTGGAAAAAGCTCCGGCCCCGGCCCAGGCTCGTCTCCGGCCGGCAGCACCAAGCCTTTTGTGCACGCCGTGCCCCCCTCTGACCCCCTGCGCCAGGCCAACCGCCTGCCAATCAAGGTGCTGAAGATGCTGACGGCACGAACTGGCCACATTTTGCACCCCGAGTACCTGCAGCCCCTGCCTTCCACGCCCGTCAGCCCCATTGAG CTCGATGCCAAGAAGAGCCCGCTGGCGCTGTTGGCGCAAACATGTTCACAGATCGGGAAGCCCGACCCCTCGCCCTCCTCCAAACTCTCCTCGGTTGCCTCCAACGGGGGCGGCGCGGGCGGTGCCGGCGGCGGCGCTGCGGGCGACAAGGACACCAAATCGGGCCCCCTGAAGCTGAGCGACATCGGCGTGGAGGACAAGTCGAGTTTCAAGCCGTACTCCAAACCCGGCTCGGATAAGAAGGAGCCGGGAGGCGGCGGTGGAGGCGGTGGCGGtggcgggggcggcggcgggggtgTTTCGTCGGAGAAGTCGGGATTCCGGGTACCGAGCGCCACCTGCCAGCCATTCACGCCCAGGACAGGCAGCCCGAGCTCCAGCGCCTCGGCCTGCTCGCCGGGAGGTATGCTGTCCTCGGCCGGGGGTGCCCCGGAGGGCAAGGACGACAAGAAAGACACCGATGTGGGCGGCGGCGGCAAGGGCACCGGGGGCGCCTCGGCCGAAGGGGGACCCACGGGGCTGGCACACGGCCGGATTAGCTGCGGCGGCGGGATTAATGTGGATGTGAACCAGCATCCGGATGGGGGCCCGGGAGGCAAGGCTCTGGGCTCGGACTGCGGTGGTTCATCGGGCTCCAGCTCCGGCTCCGGCCCCAGCGCGCCCACCTCCTCCTCAGTGCTGGGCTCTGGGCTGGTGGCTCCCGTGTCACCCTACAAGCCGGGCCAGACAGTGTTCCCTCTGCCTCCCGCGGGCATGACCTACCCAGGCAGCCTGGCCGGGGCCTACGCCGGCTACCCGCCCCAGTTCCTGCCACACGGCGTGGCACTTGACCCCACCAAGCCGGGCAGCCTGGTGGGGGCGCAGCTGGCGGCGGCCGCGGCCGGGTCTCTGGGCTGCAGTAAGCCGGCCGGCTCCAGCCCCTTGGCCGGAGCATCTCCGCCGTCCGTGATGACAGCCAGTTTGTGCCGGGACCCGTACTGCCTCAGCTACCACTGCGCTAGCCACCTGGCAGGGGCGGCGGCCGCCAGCGCTTCTTGCGCACATGATCCGGCCGCTGCGGCCGCGGCGCTGAAGTCCGGATACCCGCTGGTGTACCCCACGCACCCGCTGCACGGTGTGCACTCCTCGCTAACGGCCGCCGCGGCTGCTGGCGCCACACCGCCCTCCCTGGCCGGCCACCCCCTCTACCCCTACGGCTTTATGCTCCCTAACGACCCGCTCCCCCACATCTGCAACTGGGTGTCGGCCAACGGGCCGTGCGACAAGCGCTTCGCCACGTCCGAAGAGCTGCTGAGCCACTTGCGGACCCATACGGCATTCCCCGGGACAGACAAACTGCTGTCGGGCTACCCCAGCTCGTCGTCTCTGGCCAGCGCCGCCGCGGCCGCCATGGCTTGCCACATGCACATCCCCACCTCGGGCGCACCGGGCAGCCCTGGGACGCTGGCGCTGCGCAGCCCCCACCACGCGCTGGGACTCAGCAGCCGCTACCACCCCTACTCCAAGAGCCCGCTTCCCACGCCTGGTGCCCCCGTGCCGGTGCCCGCCGCCACCGGACCCTACTACTCCCCCTACGCCCTCTACGGACAGAGACTGACCACCGCCTCGGCGCTGGGGTATCAGTGA